The following are encoded in a window of bacterium SCSIO 12643 genomic DNA:
- a CDS encoding UDP-N-acetylmuramate--L-alanine ligase gives MNINNIQTVYFLGVGGIGMSALARYFKLHGCEVLGYDKTQTPLTIQLEREGIAIHYTPDANRIPENVDLVVYTPAVSGDNPEWTAIRERGLVTMKRAEVLGLISNSGKCLAIAGTHGKTTTSAILTHIFKYCSGEINAFVGGILTNYQTNFLYSDQSEYFVVEADEFDRSFLHLKPQIAVINSIDADHLDIYGEEASLVDSFKDFASRIQPDGRLIINHAIPSIFDLSNVTIETFGIEVEATYVARNLRVVDGKYQFDFYYPKGVVSEVELMLPGRHNVENAVAAMAVAVNSGLDANKVGEAIAAFQGVKRRFEITRKKEGMVYVDDYAHHPTEISRVLESAREMYSGKKLSVIFQPHLYSRTRDFENEFAEALSGFDEVILLDIYPARELPIDGVTSERLLEKVTTGPKRIIEKSKVVDYLKQNEFEVLFTLGAGDIDTLVEPIKELIVA, from the coding sequence ATGAATATCAACAACATACAAACTGTGTATTTTCTCGGAGTAGGAGGAATTGGAATGAGTGCATTAGCGCGTTATTTCAAACTGCATGGGTGTGAAGTTTTGGGATATGACAAAACTCAAACGCCTTTGACGATTCAATTGGAGCGTGAAGGTATTGCAATTCATTATACTCCGGATGCGAATCGGATTCCTGAGAATGTAGATTTAGTGGTTTACACACCAGCAGTATCAGGTGATAATCCGGAATGGACTGCGATTCGTGAACGTGGGTTAGTGACGATGAAGCGCGCAGAAGTTTTGGGCTTGATTAGTAATTCGGGTAAATGCCTGGCTATTGCGGGTACCCATGGGAAAACTACCACGAGTGCTATTCTAACACATATCTTCAAGTATTGTTCAGGTGAAATTAATGCGTTTGTTGGGGGGATTTTAACAAACTACCAAACCAACTTTCTGTACTCGGATCAAAGCGAATATTTTGTGGTAGAAGCAGATGAATTTGACCGTTCATTTTTGCACTTGAAACCACAAATTGCGGTGATTAATTCTATCGATGCAGACCATTTGGATATCTATGGTGAAGAAGCCTCATTGGTGGATAGCTTTAAAGATTTTGCCAGCAGAATTCAACCAGATGGTAGATTAATTATTAATCATGCGATCCCATCCATATTTGATCTGTCGAATGTGACGATTGAGACTTTTGGAATTGAAGTAGAAGCGACTTACGTAGCAAGAAATTTACGTGTAGTAGATGGAAAATATCAATTTGATTTTTACTATCCGAAGGGTGTAGTATCTGAAGTAGAATTGATGTTACCTGGTCGACATAATGTAGAAAATGCTGTAGCTGCTATGGCTGTTGCGGTAAACTCCGGACTGGATGCGAACAAAGTTGGTGAAGCCATTGCTGCATTTCAAGGGGTTAAAAGAAGATTTGAAATTACACGCAAGAAAGAAGGAATGGTGTATGTGGATGATTATGCCCATCACCCGACTGAAATTTCCAGAGTTTTAGAATCTGCGCGTGAGATGTATTCAGGTAAGAAGTTATCTGTGATCTTCCAGCCGCATTTGTATTCACGAACTCGCGATTTTGAAAATGAATTTGCAGAAGCTTTATCCGGGTTTGATGAAGTGATTTTATTGGATATTTATCCAGCTAGGGAGTTGCCAATTGATGGGGTGACTTCTGAAAGATTATTGGAAAAAGTAACTACAGGACCTAAACGAATTATTGAAAAGTCTAAGGTAGTGGATTACTTGAAGCAAAATGAATTTGAAGTGTTATTCACTCTGGGCGCAGGTGATATAGATACATTGGTTGAACCTATTAAGGAATTAATTGTTGCATGA
- the murG gene encoding undecaprenyldiphospho-muramoylpentapeptide beta-N-acetylglucosaminyltransferase: protein MSQLKVLVSGGGTGGHIFPAIAIANAIKEEHPNAEFLFVGAKGKMEMEKVPAAGFKIEGLWISGFSRSLNVNNLMFPFKLISSMWKASKIVKEFKPDVAIGTGGFASGPTLRVASQKGVPCLIQEQNSFPGVTNRILSGKAKKICVAYDGMEKYFAKDKIVLSGNPVRKEVVQIDGKRDDAIEFFGLDRNKKTLLIVGGSLGAQSVNMAILENLQQLIDLGIQIVWQTGKTSYKEINEASKPFQDKGVHVKEFIFKMDLGYAAADMVISRAGAIAVSELSLVGKPTILVPFPYAAEDHQTKNAMSLVDKGAAILVKDADVKTGLLKEVTELTQNPDKGASLMKNIKELGKPNAAQQIANEVLSIIK, encoded by the coding sequence ATGTCACAGCTTAAAGTTTTGGTCAGTGGGGGAGGTACTGGAGGTCATATCTTCCCGGCAATTGCTATTGCAAATGCGATTAAGGAAGAACATCCGAATGCGGAATTTTTGTTCGTTGGAGCAAAGGGCAAAATGGAAATGGAAAAAGTTCCTGCCGCAGGATTTAAGATTGAAGGATTATGGATCAGTGGCTTTAGTAGAAGTTTAAATGTGAATAATTTAATGTTCCCGTTTAAGTTGATCTCCAGTATGTGGAAGGCATCTAAAATTGTAAAAGAATTTAAGCCAGATGTGGCGATTGGAACCGGAGGCTTTGCAAGTGGTCCAACATTAAGGGTCGCTTCTCAAAAAGGAGTACCCTGTTTGATTCAGGAGCAAAATTCATTTCCAGGAGTGACGAATAGAATTTTGTCAGGAAAGGCCAAAAAAATATGTGTGGCTTATGATGGAATGGAAAAGTATTTCGCGAAAGATAAGATTGTACTTTCCGGAAATCCAGTGAGGAAAGAAGTGGTACAGATCGATGGGAAAAGAGATGACGCGATTGAGTTTTTTGGATTAGATCGGAATAAAAAGACATTGCTGATAGTAGGCGGAAGTTTAGGCGCGCAATCTGTAAATATGGCTATCCTTGAGAATTTACAGCAGTTGATTGATCTGGGGATTCAAATTGTTTGGCAGACCGGTAAAACGAGTTACAAAGAAATAAACGAAGCTTCAAAACCGTTTCAGGATAAAGGCGTTCACGTGAAGGAATTTATCTTTAAAATGGATTTGGGCTATGCTGCTGCAGATATGGTGATCTCCAGAGCCGGTGCAATAGCTGTTTCCGAATTGAGTCTGGTAGGGAAACCAACTATTTTGGTCCCATTCCCGTATGCCGCGGAAGATCACCAAACCAAAAATGCGATGTCTTTAGTAGATAAAGGTGCCGCCATTTTAGTAAAAGATGCGGATGTAAAAACCGGATTACTAAAAGAAGTAACAGAGTTGACGCAAAATCCTGATAAAGGTGCGTCATTGATGAAAAATATTAAAGAGTTGGGCAAGCCAAATGCAGCTCAACAAATTGCGAATGAAGTTTTGTCGATAATCAAATGA
- a CDS encoding FtsW/RodA/SpoVE family cell cycle protein, producing MFKYLGGDRAIWVVVMLKALLSLLLVYSSIVTLAYKYQGGNTFYYVIKHGTFVLSGFGIIYLVHRINYRYLSKIAQFLVWLVIPLLLLTLVMGNNINNASRWLTIPIINQSFQTSDLAKIALIMYIARFLAVRNKSLDDFKGTFVPLMGVVAMVVGLILPANLSTALVLLMLSMMLMFMAGVSIKSLLSVIPVGLAGIFLVFAIYKVSPDTFPRFKTWEKRIERFGSDEPNPNGNYQADQAKIAIATGGAFGKGPGNSTQRNFLPSSFSDFIYSIVIEEYGFFGGLGVVFLYLILLYRSIKIVKKARGSFAANLVLGLSFGLVIQGMVNMMVNVNLLPVTGQTLPLVSMGGTSMWFTSIAIGIILSVSRTVEEEGEEVIEEKVEPKQKHGRKYVTA from the coding sequence ATGTTTAAATATCTTGGTGGTGACCGCGCAATTTGGGTGGTGGTTATGCTAAAGGCATTGTTGTCATTGCTTTTGGTGTATAGCTCTATTGTGACTTTGGCGTATAAATACCAGGGTGGGAATACATTTTATTATGTCATCAAACACGGAACTTTTGTCTTATCAGGTTTTGGTATTATTTATTTGGTCCATCGGATTAACTACAGGTATCTATCTAAGATTGCACAGTTTTTAGTCTGGTTGGTGATTCCATTGCTTTTGCTCACTTTGGTAATGGGAAATAACATTAACAACGCCAGTAGATGGTTAACCATACCTATAATCAATCAGAGTTTTCAAACATCCGATTTAGCGAAAATTGCCCTTATAATGTACATCGCTAGATTTTTGGCTGTTCGAAATAAAAGCCTCGATGACTTTAAAGGAACCTTTGTTCCATTAATGGGTGTTGTAGCTATGGTTGTAGGACTGATTTTACCTGCCAATTTATCTACCGCATTAGTGCTTTTGATGTTGAGCATGATGTTAATGTTTATGGCCGGAGTAAGTATCAAAAGTTTATTGAGTGTAATTCCTGTAGGATTAGCAGGAATATTTTTAGTATTCGCCATATATAAGGTAAGTCCTGATACCTTCCCAAGATTTAAAACCTGGGAAAAAAGGATAGAGCGATTTGGCTCAGATGAGCCGAATCCTAATGGTAACTATCAGGCTGATCAGGCAAAGATTGCCATTGCTACAGGAGGAGCATTTGGAAAAGGGCCGGGAAATAGTACACAGCGTAATTTCTTGCCAAGTTCATTTTCCGATTTTATTTACTCCATAGTAATTGAAGAGTATGGCTTTTTCGGAGGCCTTGGGGTGGTTTTCCTGTATCTGATATTGTTATACAGATCGATAAAGATTGTAAAAAAGGCCAGGGGTAGCTTTGCGGCTAATCTGGTTTTAGGGCTCAGCTTTGGATTAGTTATTCAAGGTATGGTCAATATGATGGTAAATGTGAATCTGTTACCAGTAACGGGACAAACTTTGCCATTAGTAAGTATGGGAGGAACATCCATGTGGTTTACATCCATAGCGATTGGAATCATATTGAGTGTGAGCCGTACGGTAGAAGAGGAAGGAGAAGAGGTCATTGAAGAAAAAGTGGAACCAAAACAAAAACATGGGAGGAAATATGTCACAGCTTAA
- the murD gene encoding UDP-N-acetylmuramoyl-L-alanine--D-glutamate ligase, translating to MSEIVILGGGESGTGAALLAQAKGMQVLVSDLGKIKDEYKKVLSKAKIPFEENGHTMDRVLAAKEVIKSPGIPDTVPLIKQLDDQGTAVIDEIEFAARYTSGKLIGITGSNGKTTTTLLTYETLKKAKLKVGLAGNIGQSMAAQLVDTDYDYWVLELSSFQLDRMYDTVIHIAAIINITPDHLDRYNYEFDNYVNSKFRIIQNQTAKDHLVFFADDEVIQNKLEKNNIQSQIHGFSLKDPQVSGGWLENESITINIKGSLKMSIQKLALQGKHNINNSMAASIISQVLDIRKDVVRESMSDFQNVEHRLENFMTISHVDYINDSKATNVNSGWYALESMSQPTAWIVGGVDKGNDYSQLVELVKEKVKFIIALGKDVEKIHAAFGDLVEIYDAADMGEAVGIAYRFTDKGDAVLLSPCCASFDLFENYEERGNVFKNLVRSL from the coding sequence GTGAGTGAAATTGTAATACTGGGTGGTGGCGAAAGTGGAACCGGAGCAGCGCTTCTGGCTCAAGCTAAAGGAATGCAGGTACTTGTATCGGACCTGGGTAAAATAAAAGACGAATACAAGAAAGTTCTTTCAAAAGCGAAGATTCCGTTTGAGGAAAATGGACATACGATGGATCGTGTCCTGGCGGCAAAAGAAGTCATCAAAAGTCCGGGAATCCCGGATACCGTGCCACTGATTAAACAATTAGATGATCAGGGAACAGCGGTGATTGATGAAATTGAATTTGCAGCCAGATATACTTCAGGTAAACTGATTGGAATAACCGGAAGTAATGGCAAAACGACCACGACACTGCTGACATATGAGACTTTGAAAAAAGCAAAGTTAAAGGTGGGGTTAGCTGGGAATATTGGTCAAAGTATGGCCGCACAACTGGTAGATACAGACTATGATTATTGGGTTTTGGAACTCAGTAGTTTTCAGTTGGATCGAATGTATGACACTGTAATTCATATTGCAGCGATCATCAATATCACACCAGACCATTTAGATCGGTATAACTATGAATTCGACAATTATGTCAATTCGAAATTCCGAATCATTCAGAATCAAACAGCAAAAGATCATCTAGTGTTTTTTGCGGATGACGAGGTCATTCAAAACAAGCTAGAAAAAAACAATATCCAATCACAGATACATGGGTTTTCCCTTAAAGATCCTCAAGTATCAGGTGGTTGGCTGGAAAATGAGAGTATAACAATTAATATAAAGGGTAGTTTAAAAATGAGCATTCAAAAATTAGCATTGCAAGGCAAGCACAACATCAACAATTCGATGGCAGCATCGATTATTTCACAAGTACTGGATATCCGTAAAGATGTAGTACGTGAGAGTATGTCAGATTTCCAAAACGTAGAACATCGTTTAGAAAATTTTATGACGATATCTCATGTAGATTACATCAACGATTCTAAAGCGACCAATGTGAATTCCGGATGGTATGCATTAGAATCTATGTCGCAGCCAACCGCTTGGATCGTGGGTGGAGTGGATAAAGGAAATGATTATTCACAGTTAGTAGAATTGGTAAAAGAAAAAGTAAAATTCATTATCGCTTTGGGTAAAGATGTAGAGAAAATCCATGCTGCGTTTGGTGATTTGGTAGAGATTTATGATGCAGCGGATATGGGTGAAGCTGTGGGTATCGCTTACAGATTTACTGATAAAGGTGATGCAGTGTTATTGTCTCCGTGTTGTGCAAGTTTCGATTTATTCGAAAACTATGAAGAACGTGGTAATGTGTTTAAGAACTTAGTTAGAAGCTTATAA
- the mraY gene encoding phospho-N-acetylmuramoyl-pentapeptide-transferase codes for MLYYLFEYLQELGMPGAGLFQYISFRAAMAIVVSLLISMVFGGRIIDLIRKQQVGESVRDLGLEGQMEKAGTPTMGGLIILASILIPTLLFAKLDNIYVIMLLISTVWLGAIGFIDDYIKVFKKNKEGLKGKFKVVGQIGIGIIVGSILYFNQDVVVRHQVANGATNVAQAEAGNLKKNETAEKFVWQETKSTKTTIPFVKNNEFDYKWFLSWLSKDLLPYTWLIYIPIVILIITAMSNGANMTDGIDGLAAGTSAIIGVAIAVFAFVSGNQFFADYLNVMYIPHSGEIVVFSAAFVGAAVGFLWYNSYPAQVFMGDTGSLALGGIIAVMSLSVRKELILPLLAGIFLAENLSVMLQVGWFKYTKKKYGEGRRIFLMAPLHHHFQKQGIHESKIVSRFWIVGIMLMVLSIVTLKIR; via the coding sequence ATGCTGTATTATTTATTTGAATATCTACAAGAATTGGGAATGCCTGGAGCTGGATTGTTTCAGTATATTTCTTTTCGTGCTGCGATGGCGATTGTGGTTTCGCTGTTGATCTCCATGGTTTTTGGTGGGAGAATTATTGACCTGATTCGTAAACAACAAGTAGGTGAATCTGTTCGTGATTTAGGACTTGAGGGACAAATGGAAAAAGCAGGGACCCCAACCATGGGAGGATTGATTATTCTGGCTTCTATCCTGATTCCAACATTGTTGTTTGCTAAGTTGGATAATATTTATGTGATTATGCTTTTGATCTCAACGGTATGGTTAGGTGCCATTGGGTTTATTGATGATTACATCAAAGTGTTCAAGAAGAATAAGGAAGGTCTTAAAGGAAAGTTTAAAGTTGTTGGGCAAATTGGAATTGGAATCATTGTAGGTTCAATTCTGTATTTCAATCAAGATGTAGTGGTACGTCATCAGGTTGCCAATGGGGCAACTAACGTAGCACAAGCTGAAGCTGGAAACTTAAAAAAGAATGAAACGGCCGAGAAATTTGTTTGGCAAGAAACGAAGTCCACAAAAACCACAATTCCTTTTGTAAAGAATAATGAGTTTGATTACAAATGGTTTCTATCATGGTTAAGTAAAGACTTATTACCATATACCTGGTTGATCTATATCCCGATTGTGATCTTGATTATCACTGCAATGTCCAACGGAGCCAATATGACCGATGGAATTGATGGATTGGCAGCTGGTACATCCGCCATAATAGGTGTGGCGATTGCAGTATTCGCATTTGTTTCGGGTAATCAGTTTTTTGCCGATTATCTCAATGTGATGTACATCCCGCATAGTGGGGAAATTGTAGTGTTCTCCGCAGCATTTGTAGGTGCTGCAGTTGGGTTCTTATGGTATAATTCGTATCCAGCTCAGGTGTTCATGGGTGATACAGGATCGCTGGCGCTGGGAGGAATTATTGCTGTGATGTCACTTTCAGTAAGAAAAGAATTAATACTTCCTCTTTTGGCAGGAATCTTTTTGGCGGAAAATCTATCGGTAATGCTCCAGGTGGGTTGGTTTAAGTATACCAAAAAGAAATACGGTGAAGGGAGAAGAATCTTTTTAATGGCCCCATTACATCATCATTTTCAAAAGCAGGGTATTCACGAATCTAAGATTGTTTCCAGGTTTTGGATCGTGGGGATTATGCTGATGGTTCTCAGTATAGTGACACTCAAAATCAGATAA
- a CDS encoding UDP-N-acetylmuramoyl-L-alanyl-D-glutamate--2,6-diaminopimelate ligase, whose product MKLLKDILYRSRIKEVVGTTNLAIEQVCFDSREVSKFSVFVAVNGTVVNGHHYIEKAIEQGAVAVVCEALPDQLHENVTYVKVSDSAESLGCMAANFYDVPSRKLQVIGVTGTNGKTSIVTMLFDLFTKLGYNCGMLSTVVNRIGEREIQSTHTTSDAVKVNQLIAEMVDEGCDYCFMEVSSHALEQHRVSGVVFSRAVFTNITHDHLDYHGTFNNYIEAKRKLFGMLGPNTVSIVNKDDKHWAQMVQGTASQIQTYSLKSMADYKAKIVENQFDGLQLNVNGHEVWTRLIGEFNASNLLAIYGVAVSCGQDEIDVLTSISQIAPAPGRFQQVDSDNGVNGIVDYAHTPDALNNVLDTISKIRTGNEKVITVVGCGGDRDKAKRPKMAQIAAKLSDQVIITSDNPRTEDPQTIIDEMVAGLDPIQKKKSLSILDRAEAIKVASALAQSGDIILVAGKGHETYQDIQGVKHHFDDVEILENLLNQKQE is encoded by the coding sequence GTGAAATTATTAAAGGACATATTATATCGCTCCAGAATTAAGGAGGTCGTTGGGACTACCAATTTGGCTATTGAGCAGGTGTGTTTTGATTCACGCGAGGTCTCTAAGTTTTCAGTTTTTGTTGCGGTAAACGGTACAGTGGTAAATGGTCATCATTACATCGAAAAAGCGATTGAGCAAGGAGCTGTAGCAGTGGTTTGCGAAGCGCTTCCGGATCAATTGCACGAAAATGTGACTTATGTTAAAGTAAGTGATAGTGCTGAGTCTCTAGGATGTATGGCGGCTAACTTTTACGATGTGCCATCGCGAAAACTACAGGTGATTGGAGTAACCGGTACCAATGGGAAAACCAGTATTGTAACCATGCTTTTTGATTTGTTTACCAAGCTGGGATACAACTGTGGAATGCTTTCAACGGTAGTTAATCGAATTGGGGAAAGAGAGATTCAATCTACGCATACTACTTCGGATGCTGTAAAGGTGAATCAATTGATTGCTGAGATGGTAGACGAAGGATGTGACTATTGCTTTATGGAGGTGAGCTCGCATGCGTTGGAACAACATCGTGTAAGCGGAGTAGTGTTCAGTAGAGCTGTCTTTACGAATATTACACATGACCATTTAGACTATCACGGCACATTCAATAATTATATAGAAGCCAAGAGAAAGTTATTTGGAATGTTAGGTCCAAATACAGTTTCAATAGTGAATAAGGATGATAAGCACTGGGCACAGATGGTTCAGGGAACCGCAAGTCAAATACAGACCTATTCGCTAAAGTCCATGGCTGATTATAAAGCAAAGATTGTCGAAAATCAATTTGATGGATTACAGCTCAATGTAAACGGACATGAAGTGTGGACCCGATTGATTGGAGAGTTTAATGCATCCAATTTGTTAGCCATTTACGGTGTAGCTGTTTCGTGTGGGCAGGATGAAATTGATGTATTGACCAGCATTTCTCAAATCGCGCCTGCACCTGGGAGATTCCAACAGGTGGATAGTGATAATGGTGTAAATGGTATTGTGGATTATGCGCATACTCCAGATGCCCTAAATAATGTATTGGATACTATTTCGAAGATTCGCACAGGAAACGAAAAAGTAATCACTGTTGTTGGATGTGGAGGTGATCGAGATAAAGCAAAACGTCCGAAAATGGCGCAGATTGCAGCTAAACTGAGTGATCAGGTCATTATTACTTCTGATAATCCAAGAACTGAAGATCCACAAACCATCATTGATGAAATGGTGGCTGGTTTAGATCCAATTCAAAAGAAGAAATCTCTGAGTATTCTGGATAGAGCAGAAGCCATAAAAGTAGCTTCAGCACTGGCGCAATCAGGAGATATCATATTGGTAGCAGGAAAAGGTCATGAGACCTATCAAGATATACAAGGTGTTAAACATCATTTTGATGATGTCGAAATTTTAGAAAATCTCTTAAACCAAAAACAAGAATAA
- a CDS encoding transpeptidase family protein: MFVLVALGMVAVLARVLQIQLIEGEEWRQKSENLTIDYRTIDAVRGNIYAVDGSLLATSVPKYEVRFDPNADAITDAVFEDNIDSLSWKLADLFKDRSAASYKSELVNARQKGKRYYLIRRNVKFTDLKAMREFPIFNKGRYKGGFIYVQQNKRQKPFRILAERTIGYDRENGARVGLEAAYRKELRGVSGKRLEKKIAGGTWMPISDSDDIEPQDGYDLVTTIDINIQDVAEAALLRQLEAHQAAYGCVVLMEVRTGEIRAIANLSKGSDGTYRERYNYAIGAATEPGSTIKLASWMALLEDGYVDLDDKIQTGNGKHVFYKTTMYDSHEGGYGEITVKEAFAKSSNIAIAKTVEKYYKEDPQKFINHLYQMRLNKKLGVEISGEGTPYIKSANDSTWSGLSLPWISHGYELELTPLQLLTFYNAVANDGRMMKPMFAKAITNYGDEVKTFHPIILKESVASKETIAKAKEMLEEVVRDGTAKNLRNASFSIAGKTGTAQISKGSSGYKGRKSYQASFCGYFPADKPLYSCIVVVNAPSKNVYYGNLVAGPIFKEIANKVYSTSLDAQDELVAQNVETQRPRIPISKNGDYDDLSDVYQELEVPYTEMENAQWVAVSTGKDSVAVKTKRYEGQMVPNVVGMDVEDAIYLLENKGIKVEIEGRGVVKAQSIAPGFVITQRGMKIKLSLA, translated from the coding sequence ATGTTTGTTCTGGTGGCACTTGGTATGGTGGCGGTGCTTGCGCGTGTGCTTCAAATTCAGTTGATTGAAGGAGAGGAGTGGCGTCAAAAATCTGAGAACCTTACGATCGACTATCGTACGATTGATGCGGTACGTGGAAATATCTACGCAGTAGATGGGAGCTTGTTGGCGACATCCGTTCCGAAGTATGAAGTGCGTTTTGACCCAAACGCAGATGCCATTACTGATGCTGTTTTCGAAGATAATATTGATAGCTTATCGTGGAAGCTGGCGGATTTGTTTAAAGATCGTTCTGCAGCATCATATAAGTCGGAATTGGTTAATGCGCGTCAAAAAGGAAAGCGATATTATTTAATTAGAAGAAATGTGAAGTTTACGGATTTGAAAGCAATGCGTGAATTTCCAATCTTTAATAAAGGTCGTTATAAAGGCGGGTTTATATATGTGCAGCAGAATAAGCGTCAAAAGCCATTTAGAATTCTGGCGGAACGGACCATTGGTTATGATCGTGAGAATGGTGCGCGTGTAGGATTGGAAGCGGCTTACCGTAAAGAACTACGTGGGGTAAGCGGGAAACGTCTGGAGAAAAAGATTGCTGGTGGTACCTGGATGCCGATTAGCGATTCTGATGATATCGAGCCGCAAGACGGATATGATTTAGTAACAACTATAGATATCAATATTCAGGATGTAGCGGAAGCTGCATTGTTGAGGCAGTTGGAGGCGCATCAGGCGGCATACGGATGTGTGGTTTTAATGGAGGTAAGAACGGGGGAGATTCGTGCTATTGCTAATCTGTCAAAAGGTTCGGATGGTACTTATAGAGAACGATATAACTATGCGATTGGGGCAGCAACCGAACCTGGGTCAACGATCAAGTTGGCTTCCTGGATGGCTTTGCTGGAGGATGGATATGTAGATCTGGATGATAAGATTCAAACTGGAAATGGGAAACATGTGTTTTATAAAACAACCATGTATGATTCTCATGAAGGAGGGTATGGAGAGATTACAGTAAAAGAAGCGTTTGCGAAGTCGTCTAATATTGCTATAGCAAAGACTGTTGAGAAGTACTATAAAGAGGATCCTCAAAAATTTATCAATCATCTATATCAAATGCGCTTAAACAAAAAGTTGGGTGTGGAGATTAGTGGTGAGGGGACGCCATATATAAAGTCTGCGAACGATTCTACCTGGTCAGGGTTGTCATTACCGTGGATTTCTCATGGGTACGAGTTGGAGTTGACTCCGTTGCAGTTGTTGACCTTTTATAATGCGGTAGCAAACGATGGTAGAATGATGAAGCCGATGTTCGCTAAAGCGATTACCAATTATGGTGATGAGGTAAAGACATTTCATCCAATAATCCTAAAAGAATCTGTGGCGAGTAAAGAGACTATTGCTAAAGCAAAAGAGATGTTGGAAGAAGTGGTGCGTGATGGTACTGCGAAAAATTTGCGAAATGCGAGTTTCTCGATTGCAGGTAAAACCGGGACTGCACAAATATCAAAGGGGAGTAGTGGATATAAAGGACGTAAGTCATATCAAGCTTCTTTCTGCGGGTATTTCCCAGCGGATAAGCCATTGTATAGTTGCATTGTTGTGGTGAATGCGCCAAGTAAAAATGTGTATTATGGAAATCTGGTAGCAGGGCCAATCTTTAAAGAAATTGCCAATAAAGTGTACTCTACTAGTTTGGATGCGCAAGATGAATTGGTGGCGCAGAATGTAGAAACCCAACGACCAAGAATTCCAATATCTAAAAATGGTGATTACGATGATTTATCTGATGTCTATCAGGAATTAGAGGTGCCATATACGGAGATGGAAAATGCGCAGTGGGTTGCTGTAAGTACTGGAAAAGATTCAGTGGCGGTGAAAACAAAAAGATATGAAGGGCAGATGGTGCCTAATGTGGTGGGGATGGATGTAGAAGATGCAATTTACCTATTAGAAAATAAAGGAATTAAAGTGGAGATTGAAGGTCGTGGAGTCGTGAAAGCACAGTCCATTGCTCCGGGATTTGTGATTACCCAAAGGGGAATGAAAATAAAATTGAGTTTAGCGTGA
- the rsmH gene encoding 16S rRNA (cytosine(1402)-N(4))-methyltransferase RsmH, translating to MYHKPVLLSESIEGLAINPSGDYVDVTFGGGGHSREILNFLGDGRLFGFDQDADAHANALEDERFTLIPQNFRYLSNFLKMHKAAQVDGVLADLGVSSHQFDEVERGFSFRGDADLDMRMNQNADLDAKKVLNTYEESDLIRVFREYGELKNARRLAAEIVGERVVTPINRVSDLLRVADAAKVGKIGKNYMAQVFQALRIEVNDEIGALKEMLKATEKVLKPNGRLSVITYHSLEDRLVKNYMRTGNFEGKQEKDFYGNLVRPFEPVNRKVIVPTEKEIEENQRARSAKLRVAVRV from the coding sequence ATGTATCACAAACCTGTTCTGTTAAGCGAATCGATTGAAGGGTTAGCGATTAACCCATCGGGAGATTATGTTGATGTCACCTTTGGTGGAGGTGGTCATTCCAGGGAGATATTGAATTTTTTGGGTGATGGAAGATTGTTTGGGTTTGATCAGGATGCGGATGCGCATGCAAATGCACTGGAAGATGAACGTTTTACGCTGATTCCACAAAACTTTAGGTATCTGTCTAATTTTTTGAAAATGCATAAAGCGGCTCAAGTGGATGGGGTGCTGGCTGATCTGGGAGTTTCTTCTCATCAGTTTGATGAGGTGGAACGAGGTTTTTCATTTAGAGGGGATGCGGATTTGGATATGCGAATGAATCAAAACGCGGATCTGGATGCGAAGAAGGTGTTGAACACATATGAAGAGTCAGATTTGATTCGTGTGTTTAGGGAGTATGGAGAGTTGAAAAATGCAAGAAGGTTGGCTGCGGAGATTGTGGGTGAGCGGGTTGTGACTCCTATTAATAGGGTGAGCGATTTGTTGCGTGTTGCTGATGCGGCTAAGGTGGGGAAGATTGGAAAGAATTATATGGCGCAGGTGTTTCAGGCGCTTCGGATAGAGGTGAATGATGAGATAGGTGCTTTGAAGGAGATGTTGAAAGCTACTGAGAAAGTGCTGAAACCAAATGGAAGGTTGTCCGTAATTACCTATCACTCATTGGAGGATCGGTTGGTAAAAAACTATATGAGAACCGGAAATTTTGAAGGGAAGCAGGAGAAAGATTTTTATGGGAATCTGGTGCGTCCATTTGAGCCGGTAAATAGGAAGGTGATTGTGCCGACAGAAAAAGAAATAGAAGAAAATCAACGTGCGCGAAGTGCGAAGCTTCGAGTTGCGGTAAGAGTGTAA